The following DNA comes from Centroberyx gerrardi isolate f3 chromosome 4, fCenGer3.hap1.cur.20231027, whole genome shotgun sequence.
GTTTAAGTCTTTATTGAAGGTGCAAATGGAAAAGTCCTGAGCATGGTGACGGTTTCAGCCTCACCTcaaaaatgttgggacttcttttttctggtgtcagtcagtcatcttTTTCATCTGTAAGCAAGTTCACAACCGCTGGAAGGCAGAGTGTGTGTCGCCAAGCTGTTGGATTGCTGCTTGTGTGGCAAAAAGCTGTGAATACTCCGATAGAGTCATAGTTCAATTAAGGTGCATACATGCCTAAAATGCCTTTCAATAATGCGACTAAATCAGAATATTCCAGATGTCGTAATGAGATTAtgcttactccgactatgaccttattcgtgttgaggtaatcagaaaatgctgtttacatggcaatttcttattcagactattGTTTTAATCTGGTTAATGATAGATTATTGCTGCCCATAGTCACTGTCTTTTAATCATGCAACACGCATATCAGTAACCTCTTTGTCCAGTAAGAATGTGATCACAGTTTATGGCCTTCATATGATTAATGATGCATGTTTCTCTAGGCTTAGACCCAATTTGTTTTCCTACATGGGGACCAAGGACAAGAGAGCCATCACTGTACAAGAGATTGCAGTTCTCAAGTGAGTGTGAAATGTCACCAGCAAATCAATATGAGTTATGTTCGCATGAATTCTTTACATTTCTGTGGGTGATTGTAAATGGGTGTTACATGTTGCGTCTCACCAGTGCTGGAGGTGTTTCTGCTGTTGCTAGGCAGACGCTCCCTGGTGGATCAGCTTGTTATGACACAATGATAACTAATTAAAGAAACCTGTTCCATCCCCTGGCAGGATCACGGCAGAGAGGTTGGCTCACCTCAACAAGTGCCTCATGAACTTCAAGCTGGGAAACTTTTGTTATAAAAACCACCCTCTTAAGCTGGGGGAGCTGCAGGGCAACAACTTCACTGTGGTCATCAGGTCAGTAGATGTGAATAGATGCTCACATCACTGTTGTAATAGTGTGTAATACTGTGCTATTGTTATGGATGCTGGCTACCTCTAACCTAGGGGGAGTAACCAAGGGGATGTCAACCGTTGCTATGtatcccacaattctttgcatTCATGCAGAAGGCGTCTTTACTCTTTACTTGGGCCCAGAATCGCAATTAGAAAGAATGGGACTCAGCATGAATCAGAGTAGGGTTTTCTGGCACGACTTCACCTACTTCCAAGGTGCAtagagaagggaaaaaggtctaaaacggtcaaaactccagcaacacttgtagtatatagaacaactttattgtttattattggtctaacaataaagttgttctatatactacaagtgttgctggagttttgacctttttagactCAGTTAGCATGACACACACAATCTGACATGGAACCGTAAAATCTCATGTGAGGACTATCAGCTAGCTAATTTACAGATAATCAGTCAAACTATTTCAGTTATTCAGTTCCTCCACTCTAAAGTATCCACAGCCATCTTGACACTTAATTTATCAACGGCTAGTATGAAATCCCAGCGTTACTGCACTGGTCCCTCGAATGTCAAACAGGAACATTACCTCTTCTCCCTTTACCAGTTAATACTTTACTGTTATATGACTCTGTctcattgatttatttgttgGTGTGTTTTGATGTCAGGAACATCTCAGGAACACAAGAGCAGGTCCAGCAGGCCATGACGTCCCTCAAGGCGACCGGCTTCATCAACTACTATGGCATGCAGCGTTTCGGCACCACAGCTGTGCCCACACACCAGGTTGGCAGGTGAGATCGTGGCATGGGGGAAACTCGTATACATTATGAGGAAAGACTAGTGGCAGAATGGTAAAGTCATGTGTTGTTTTCCTCCTTTTGTCTGTGTCAGGGCCATCCTGAAAAACGACTGGAACGAAGTGGTGGATTTGATTCTGAAGCCTCGTCCCGGAGGTAATAAattgtttttcttgctttcttttctaCCTTGTGTGAAGTGATCATAGGAAAAGTCATAGCAGGTGTGAAATATGGCTTATGCCTTAGTAATTCTAATGTTTCTccatctttatctctttctttcacctCCACCAGCGGAGAAAGGCTACCTGGTGCGCTGCAGGGAGGAGTGGGCCAAGACTCAGGACCCGGAGGCGGCCCTGAAAAAGCTGCCGGTCAAGCGCTGTGTGGAGGGGCAGCTGCTGCGAGGCCTGTCCATGTATGGCAAGAAGAACATCATAACTGCCTTCGGACTGGTTGGTTTTCTGTTAATGATGCTCTCTCCTGAATTAGCAGTAGCCTAAAGGTGAAAGAAGGGGGgctgtgactggaaggtcactGGTTTAAATCTGAAAATCGAGTTGAAAAATGTGGGCGAGGAAATAAGTATATAGTGAATAAGTATTATGAATTGAAGTAccgctctcctcttcctcaataACTAGTCAAAGTGCTCTTGAGGCCACTTAATACCCAGCTGCTTCAATGAAGGAGCTCACTGACCAAAAGTAAAAGACTCTGTTTTTACTGGGAACCTgccaagtgtgaatgtgtgtaactgtatgaatttgAAGCAGGCTGTTGTTTGGAAAAGAGCGGATTTAGCAAACTCTCCCCAGATAAAcaaaggtttttaaaaaaaatatctcttGCTGATGGTGACATATGGTTCTTTTATGTCCAAAGAGGCTTTGTTCTGCTCCTTCTGATGACAGCATTTGTTTTCTTCCCAGATCCCCCGCAACAACCGTCTGATGTACATCCACAGCTACCAGAGTGTAGTGTGGAACACCATGGTGAGCCGGAGAATCGAGGCCTTCGGTTTGAAGGCGGTGGAGGGCGACCTGGTGCTCAGAGGAGGTTAGTGCTGGGTTGGTTTGTTGGGCTGGGGAAACAAGGGTTGCTATGGTTATGGAGAAACTGGAAAAGTCAGGAAATATGACAGTTGTAATGAAAATGATACACATCCAGcaagttttggaaaagtcatTGAAATTTGTTCATCTTTTTTACAGTTGGTCAGTATGTGATATCAAACATGGTTGCTGGTAGAATGAGGCACTATTTGAAGGAACAataatatatacatttaattaataataatacttacattttacattttctgtatttACCTGACGCTCTTGTGCCTCAATTCCTATATCGGCAAAAATGATAAGCAACCAAAATTAAGCAGTCCAAATTAAGCATTTCCAAGTTGTAATTGTAGCTAGTCAAATCTACAGTAGGATATTACAGCTATGCCACaaatagtatatagtatataaacATTTATTAATTATTGGTCATGAAAAATGCACTTTATGTCATGGAATGGCATTTGTAAAAATGTGCAAGAATCCTAACAGCATGGTCAGCTCTATGAGGTTATGAAGGAAATTCCACCCTCTGACGttgtctctcccttcttttttaTCAAGGCACGGCACATGTGCTTTCTGCAGAGGAGGCTGAGAGACACTCCATCCATGACACTGTGATGCCTCTGCCTGGGTTTGACGTCATCTACCCTTCTCACCATGGTAGGTTGAGAGTCTGTGTGATTTAGACTTTAGAGTTCATTTATTTGCATATTACAGGAAACGGcaagcgtaaaaaaaaaaaactagcatTGAGTGCTGATGAAATTAAAACCTAAACCCCCCCACCGCCCCAAGGGGCTTATAAGAATATCTCACCTTAAAGGGAAAACTTCAAGATGGCAAACAAAATTGCTGCTGAATTggataaaagaaacaaaatgataGAAATACTCGAGAAGGGCAAATGCCGgattaacaaaaacaaagtgcattgatgaaaagcaaaagaaaaccTAAAGTATAAAAGGAAATTGAAGGAAAATTTAGATTTAACAAAGCAAATTCTGTTGCATTGGCAGTAATGCTTCTGTCTTTTTGTCAGTGGGTAAAGGCTACAGAGAGATGCTGTCTGCAGATGGGCTGGACATCGACCACATGAGGCACAAAGTGAAGGACTACTCTCTGGCCGGAGCCTACCGGCGCATCCTCATCAGACCCAGTGATGTCAGCTGGTTAGTCCCAGTTAGCCTTTAATACTCAACCTTTTGCTCTATTACTGTTTCCCTCAGTTAGACTGTAAAACACCAGCATTTACTGTAATACTGAATCATCTATTGCAATATTTAGACAGTTAATGTAATACTGGAATATAAGCTCTTTACTATAACATTGAGCCCTTTACTATAATGCTATAATACCAAGCCTTTTATTTTAATACTGAGGCCTTTATTGTGATATTGCAATTATTGAACTCTTTGTTGTAATATTGAGCTCTTTGCTGCAATACTACAGCACATAGCAGTATTGGCTGCCTATCAGctagtgtgttgtggtgtgtctttgtgtagGGAGGTGATTCAGTATGATGACCCCAGGATCCCCCTGGTCCATACTGATGTGGAGAAGCTAGAGGACAAACCTGCCCCCGTCTTCAACAAAGGTGAGTTCTTGGGCTTGTTTGGGTCTGTATTTCTAAGAGTGGTAATACACCGGGAAAATGTTTGGGGAATATAAATGGGCAGCCATCCCAGCAAGAGGCAGCAAAATGTGACTActcaaatgttgtttttttgggtttttttccctACGTGATTCAAGTAACACTGTTGAAGCCCTTGGCTGCTGTGTATGACTGTCTATGGACTTAATTCCCACCACGgtcattttgaatttatgtCACTCTGGGAGGGAAACCCTATCCGGAAGATTGGCGTATAGAAATACTAGCATTCTTCAGATAGACCTGACAGTtaccaaattagctagcaatattgGGAACAACTgcaactgcttgaatttagcagcaAGTTAGCTAggttgctagctagttagctacttgGGCTACATGGTGCTAGATAGCTATAGTGAGCCAAATATATTACcgtaaaatgtgaacctatatctCTCTGGATTGTTGAGATCCTATGCTTCTAATGCGTTTTCCAATGTTGAATCAGAATTGATAAATCTTTGTCTGCTCCGTAGTTTTCCACACAGTTTGTGACACAAGTTAGAAATGGCTGCTGTGGGAATAAGATGCAGAGTGGAGATGCAGGAATAAGAACTCTTGATAGCATCTTTATACTTGATGGTGCCTCATGTGCATATGTCTTTGAGATATGACAGCTTTTTTCTCTGTATGCAATATAATATTTTTCTCCTTCCCCCAATAGAGGGGAAGTACCGGGCTTTGAGGATGGagttctctctgcctccctcaaCCTACGCCACTATGGCAATCCGAGAGGTTCTCAAGATGGACACTAGCATCAAGAACCAGACGCAGCTCAACACCACCTGGCTCAACTGAAACCAAAACACAATTGCATACACTGGACTGCTGTTACAGGCTGCAAAGCAGCTGTGTACTGTGGCTACTTACTGTTGTGAGTGTTTTAAGTGTATTATGTGAGCGTGTGTAGGAGTGATTGGGTTCTATGTCAACCCAGAGGTCATTCCTTTAAAGTTGTCAGAGTGGTGAGTTAAACTATGATATCCACTTGTACAAAGAGCAACAATTTATCATtagtcaaaacattttttttaatcaggaaGTTTTTACTTTGTGCTCTAAAGCTTTACTTTGTGCTCTAAAGCTTTCCTGTGCTGCAATAAGGCAGTCTATTATTTCAGCAAGGCGtgcttaaaaaaaacccatttaaaTGAACCTTGTGGTGCTTTTATGGACCACTCATGGAGATCTCCTATACAAGCCCTGCTGCACAGGGTACTTCACACGGCCTGTTTGTACAGAAATGTgaacttttgtttttataaCTGTAAATTGATTATGTGAGTTGAAAACACTCTTGAAGAGAgaattaaaatgttaaaggaaagtGTACAGTGTCATCGTCTGATATGAAGCATTGAGTATTGTTAATACGATACTTAATTTGTTCCCTTGTCATAATGAGAGTTTTTGTTAGAATGATTAATGTAGGCCTACTTATGAAGCTACATGATGTAGCTAAGATTAGATAAACACTGTCTCCCTCTACTGGCCATAAGGGTAAAGTGTCCTGCAAATGGATGGTCTGTAGGTGTAATTTGGGCTCTGCCAGTCTGCACTGAGACACTTGTGCTCTGCTGCTGGTCAAAGCAGGCACTGTGGAGCGGCCATCTGGCGCTGTGGCATAAGCCAGCTGGCAGGATACAGCTGCCCTCTCTCTCAAACTAAATGTGGTTACTAATCAAGTCATTCACCCTGGGGTATGTCTGCCCTCCTAATTTTGGACCATTTCTCTATTATCCGTTGTAATACTATTTGTCGAATTTGTGACCTGCTGCACCAGTGTCTATACATAGTATATCACTAAAGATTTTACCAGGAAACCCAGAGGAAAAATATATGAACACAATAACTAACTAAACCATAGTTCAGTGAAGAATATGTGGATAGAGATGCATTCAGGATCATTTTACcattgttatatttttatatccCTA
Coding sequences within:
- the pus7 gene encoding pseudouridylate synthase 7 homolog, encoding MEESEPMLVPAQGGEKRGCPEEEAEEEGDVPMKRPRVQKDQKNGGHSHRDAEGEPEGDGSAGEDGEEDGETFADMMKHGLTELDVGILKFVSDHAGFSGILKERYSDFVVHEINKQGKTVRLDDLSIPPEAEEVPEAQQPLEESDVLTEEQKQQLGELQLFKNKEGNVSIEVVDDTKEKRTLIHKAIKTQFPGLETKTEEREGRKFIVAYHAAGKKALAAPRKHSWPKSRGSFCHFVMYKENKDTMDAINVLSKFLRLRPNLFSYMGTKDKRAITVQEIAVLKITAERLAHLNKCLMNFKLGNFCYKNHPLKLGELQGNNFTVVIRNISGTQEQVQQAMTSLKATGFINYYGMQRFGTTAVPTHQVGRAILKNDWNEVVDLILKPRPGAEKGYLVRCREEWAKTQDPEAALKKLPVKRCVEGQLLRGLSMYGKKNIITAFGLIPRNNRLMYIHSYQSVVWNTMVSRRIEAFGLKAVEGDLVLRGGTAHVLSAEEAERHSIHDTVMPLPGFDVIYPSHHVGKGYREMLSADGLDIDHMRHKVKDYSLAGAYRRILIRPSDVSWEVIQYDDPRIPLVHTDVEKLEDKPAPVFNKEGKYRALRMEFSLPPSTYATMAIREVLKMDTSIKNQTQLNTTWLN